The following are encoded in a window of Psychrobacter sp. P11F6 genomic DNA:
- a CDS encoding alanine/glycine:cation symporter family protein, translating to MEGLVNLVNGIIWSPALIYLCLGAGLFYSIMTRFVQVRLFGEMIKLLFTGKSSDQGISSFQALAVSLAGRVGMGNIAGVAAAIGFGGPGAVFWMWVVAFLGASTAYVESTLAQIYKEKDVITGEYRGGPAYYFERALGQKWYGILFAISSILACGIFLPGVQANGVINAFAQVMGEGSVMSIGALEVGSMRLVALAIILVVLGIIIFGGIKRIATFTEYAVPFMALGYIVLALIIMFTNFDMIPQVFGLIVSDAFTAQAGFGAAIGWGVKRGIYSNEAGQGTGPHAAAAAEVEHPSQQGLVQAFSVYVDTLLVCSATAFMILTMGTYNIQGTLPDGQFIVQNVAATTEINAPAFTQMAMESVYGGFGNTFIAIAVFFFAFTTILAYYYIAEVNVAYLTRFVGRSANKTGLFLVKILIMVMVAYGGLNSAGYIWAIGDIGVGLMAWLNIVGILVIFIVARPTLTMLKDYEAQRKAGVERYSFDPAKFGIKNAPYWEERHLKEQQRMAADPLRKEHK from the coding sequence ATGGAAGGTTTAGTTAACTTAGTAAACGGAATTATCTGGAGCCCCGCACTGATCTATCTGTGCTTGGGCGCGGGCCTATTTTATTCCATTATGACGCGCTTCGTACAAGTGCGTCTGTTCGGTGAAATGATCAAATTACTCTTTACTGGTAAATCTAGTGATCAAGGTATTTCATCATTTCAGGCACTTGCCGTATCACTCGCAGGACGCGTGGGTATGGGTAACATCGCTGGGGTAGCTGCGGCTATCGGCTTCGGTGGCCCAGGTGCCGTATTTTGGATGTGGGTCGTGGCCTTCTTAGGCGCATCTACTGCTTATGTTGAGTCTACGCTCGCACAGATTTACAAAGAAAAAGATGTCATCACTGGCGAATATCGCGGTGGCCCAGCTTACTATTTTGAGCGCGCACTTGGCCAAAAATGGTATGGCATTCTCTTTGCAATCTCATCTATCCTCGCTTGTGGTATATTTTTACCAGGTGTACAGGCAAACGGCGTTATCAATGCTTTCGCACAGGTAATGGGCGAAGGGTCTGTTATGAGCATTGGCGCCTTAGAAGTTGGCTCAATGCGTCTAGTAGCCTTAGCCATTATCCTTGTGGTATTAGGTATTATCATTTTTGGTGGTATCAAGCGTATCGCAACGTTTACCGAGTATGCCGTTCCTTTTATGGCATTGGGCTATATCGTTCTTGCACTGATCATCATGTTTACTAACTTTGATATGATTCCACAAGTATTCGGTCTAATCGTTAGCGATGCATTTACTGCTCAAGCAGGTTTTGGTGCAGCGATTGGTTGGGGCGTAAAACGTGGTATTTACTCAAATGAAGCAGGTCAAGGTACAGGTCCTCATGCTGCTGCTGCTGCTGAAGTTGAGCATCCATCACAGCAGGGTTTGGTTCAGGCATTCTCAGTATATGTCGATACCCTATTAGTATGTTCTGCTACTGCCTTCATGATCCTAACCATGGGTACCTATAACATTCAAGGTACATTACCAGACGGTCAGTTCATCGTACAGAATGTCGCTGCTACCACTGAAATCAACGCCCCTGCATTCACGCAAATGGCGATGGAATCTGTTTATGGTGGTTTTGGTAACACCTTTATCGCTATTGCTGTCTTCTTCTTTGCCTTTACCACTATCTTGGCTTACTACTACATCGCCGAAGTGAACGTTGCTTATCTAACGCGCTTTGTCGGTCGCAGTGCCAACAAGACTGGTCTATTCTTAGTCAAAATCTTAATCATGGTGATGGTTGCTTACGGCGGCCTAAACTCAGCTGGCTACATCTGGGCTATTGGTGATATTGGTGTTGGGCTTATGGCTTGGTTGAACATCGTTGGTATTTTGGTCATCTTCATTGTGGCTCGTCCAACACTTACCATGCTAAAAGACTATGAAGCACAGCGTAAAGCAGGTGTTGAGCGCTACAGTTTTGATCCTGCAAAATTCGGCATCAAAAACGCCCCTTATTGGGAAGAGCGTCATCTAAAAGAGCAACAAAGAATGGCAGCAGATCCACTACGTAAAGAGCATAAGTAA
- a CDS encoding LemA family protein, whose protein sequence is MTRQSIVKPILLAAVLATSTVGLSGCGYNNLQAQDEQVTASWSEVVNQYQRRADLVPNLVKVVQQYAEQEQEVFTQVAEARSRAGSITVTPEVLNDPEAMERYAAAQEQMTGALSRLMAVSERYPELKSDALFQDLQAQLEGTENRIAVARNRYIQEVQSYNTTVRQFPTNITAKVFGMNAKPNFSVANEDAISTAPSVDFGDDKSATAE, encoded by the coding sequence ATGACGCGTCAATCAATTGTAAAACCCATATTGCTCGCGGCCGTGTTAGCGACGTCTACCGTCGGTCTAAGCGGTTGTGGCTACAACAACCTGCAAGCTCAAGATGAGCAAGTTACCGCGTCGTGGTCAGAAGTGGTGAACCAATATCAACGCCGCGCTGATTTGGTACCAAACTTAGTCAAAGTCGTGCAGCAGTATGCTGAGCAAGAACAAGAAGTGTTTACTCAAGTAGCTGAGGCACGCTCTCGTGCTGGTAGCATTACGGTGACGCCAGAAGTACTGAATGATCCAGAAGCGATGGAGCGTTATGCAGCGGCACAGGAACAGATGACAGGTGCATTATCACGTTTGATGGCTGTCTCTGAACGTTATCCTGAGTTAAAGTCAGATGCTTTGTTCCAAGACTTACAAGCCCAGCTCGAAGGCACTGAAAACCGTATTGCCGTCGCTCGTAACCGTTATATTCAAGAAGTGCAAAGCTATAATACGACGGTGCGCCAATTCCCAACCAACATTACAGCAAAAGTATTTGGTATGAATGCCAAGCCAAACTTTAGCGTGGCGAATGAAGACGCTATTTCAACCGCACCAAGTGTTGACTTCGGTGATGATAAGTCAGCGACAGCTGAGTAG
- a CDS encoding TPM domain-containing protein produces the protein MNNSKAILSVLLFTLSISSASVLYAAPNEAIDSTSDMQSRSVEDLVAIAKAGESNEAINDAVLGNEAINDAILGNEAINPNVANNEATVGSTATNPSPIQSNAPSVDADKLILNNPVVDQANILNPQEKQRLEAQLRNIYQQGLAQAAVVIVPTTHGVPIFDYALQVAEKWQLGNKDIDDGLLMVVAVNDRDMYILTGYGLEGVLPDAAVNRIIREDITPLFKQNNYGAGIIAGVDALKTRLTADPEVLARADAQAAERSAQQGSDELPSPIFLFIMAMIFGSFITSIFGRVFGSIITAGGFFAGSLALGGGFFMTVIMAIFLWLFLISRGGGGGGKGGSGGGRRGGGMIFLPGMGGGGGSGGGGFGGGGFGGGGGGFGGGGAGGSW, from the coding sequence ATGAACAATTCAAAAGCAATCCTATCAGTATTACTATTCACACTCAGCATCAGTAGTGCGTCTGTGTTGTATGCTGCGCCTAATGAAGCCATTGATAGTACCTCAGACATGCAAAGTCGTAGTGTTGAGGATTTGGTAGCGATTGCCAAAGCGGGCGAGTCTAATGAAGCGATCAATGACGCTGTATTGGGTAACGAAGCCATTAATGATGCCATTTTAGGTAATGAGGCGATCAACCCTAATGTGGCTAATAATGAGGCAACAGTTGGGTCAACAGCCACGAATCCTTCTCCTATACAGTCAAATGCACCCAGTGTCGATGCCGATAAACTCATATTAAATAACCCTGTCGTTGATCAGGCTAATATTCTAAATCCGCAAGAAAAACAGCGTCTAGAGGCGCAGCTTAGAAATATTTATCAGCAAGGTCTTGCCCAAGCAGCGGTGGTTATCGTGCCTACGACCCATGGCGTCCCTATCTTTGACTATGCTCTACAAGTAGCTGAGAAGTGGCAGCTGGGCAATAAAGACATCGATGATGGCTTACTCATGGTAGTCGCCGTCAATGACCGTGATATGTACATTTTGACGGGTTATGGACTAGAAGGTGTCTTACCAGATGCTGCCGTCAATCGTATTATTCGTGAAGATATCACGCCGTTATTTAAGCAAAATAACTATGGCGCTGGGATAATAGCTGGCGTTGACGCGCTCAAAACGCGGCTGACTGCTGATCCTGAGGTATTGGCTCGTGCCGATGCGCAAGCAGCCGAGCGTAGTGCACAACAAGGTTCAGACGAGCTACCATCGCCCATATTTTTATTCATCATGGCAATGATATTTGGAAGCTTTATTACCAGTATTTTTGGTCGTGTATTTGGTTCTATTATTACTGCTGGTGGGTTTTTTGCGGGATCGTTAGCCTTAGGCGGTGGGTTTTTTATGACCGTTATCATGGCTATCTTCTTATGGCTATTTTTGATTTCACGAGGTGGCGGCGGTGGTGGTAAAGGTGGATCTGGAGGCGGTCGTAGAGGCGGCGGTATGATATTCCTACCTGGTATGGGCGGTGGCGGCGGCTCTGGCGGTGGTGGTTTTGGCGGCGGTGGCTTCGGTGGTGGAGGCGGCGGTTTTGGCGGCGGCGGTGCTGGTGGCTCGTGGTAG
- a CDS encoding TPM domain-containing protein has translation MSENNASNPSFARWWRQVLFIPILHSKWLTAAAKARLTDEVTRAERGHRGEVFLIVENHLPIQEAYYIGCRERAIELFSEYRVWDTEENTGVLVYVNICEHQLEIVADRGISAHVSPTVWRAMCDKAVSGIANQKTEESLAELLDEVGQVLRQYYHLEQDPAGNELSDTVVFLK, from the coding sequence ATGTCAGAAAACAACGCGTCAAATCCCAGTTTTGCCCGCTGGTGGCGTCAAGTCTTATTTATTCCTATATTGCATAGTAAATGGTTAACAGCAGCGGCCAAAGCACGTTTGACAGACGAGGTGACCCGTGCAGAGCGAGGGCATCGCGGTGAGGTGTTTTTGATTGTAGAAAACCATCTGCCGATTCAAGAGGCGTACTATATTGGCTGTCGCGAACGTGCGATTGAGCTGTTTAGTGAGTATCGAGTTTGGGATACTGAAGAGAATACGGGCGTCTTGGTGTATGTCAATATTTGCGAGCATCAGTTAGAGATTGTAGCTGATCGTGGTATCAGTGCTCATGTCAGCCCCACCGTTTGGCGGGCAATGTGTGATAAGGCTGTGTCGGGTATTGCCAATCAAAAAACCGAAGAAAGCCTAGCTGAATTGTTAGATGAAGTTGGGCAAGTGCTGCGTCAGTATTATCATTTGGAGCAGGATCCAGCGGGTAACGAGTTGTCTGATACTGTGGTGTTTCTGAAGTAG
- a CDS encoding adenosine deaminase, producing MIDLIKKLPKAELHLHIEGSLEPELMFRLAKKNQIEIPYKNIEDVRNAYNFTNLQTFLDIYYAGANVLITKDDFYDLTWEYILKCVEDNVIHTEIFFDPQTHTERGIPFEVVITGIKEALADAKEKYGITSCIIMCFLRHLSQEEAFETLEQALVFKDDIIGVGLDSSELGNPPSKFKDVFKKAKEAGFKLVAHAGEEADFSYIYEALDLLNINRIDHGVQSIKSPELMQRLKDEQMPLTVCPNSNIELKVFDHYKEHNIKELLDYGLNITINSDDPAYFKGYMNQNFINICENLPLTEDDVVTLVKNSFNASFISDELKAAYLAKVDLALK from the coding sequence ATGATTGATTTAATAAAGAAATTACCAAAAGCTGAGCTGCATTTACATATTGAAGGCTCACTAGAACCTGAGCTGATGTTTAGATTGGCCAAAAAGAACCAGATAGAGATTCCCTATAAAAACATAGAAGATGTGCGCAACGCCTACAACTTCACCAACTTGCAAACCTTTTTAGATATCTACTATGCAGGCGCAAATGTCCTGATCACTAAAGATGATTTTTATGATTTAACGTGGGAATATATACTTAAGTGTGTTGAAGATAACGTCATTCACACAGAGATATTTTTTGACCCGCAGACGCATACTGAACGAGGCATACCTTTTGAAGTGGTGATAACAGGCATCAAAGAAGCGCTTGCAGATGCCAAAGAAAAATATGGTATCACCTCTTGTATTATCATGTGTTTCCTAAGGCATTTATCGCAAGAAGAAGCGTTTGAGACCTTAGAGCAAGCACTGGTATTCAAAGATGACATCATCGGTGTCGGTCTTGATTCGTCAGAGCTGGGCAATCCACCATCGAAATTCAAAGATGTCTTCAAAAAAGCTAAAGAAGCAGGTTTTAAGCTGGTCGCCCATGCTGGTGAAGAGGCAGATTTTTCGTACATTTATGAAGCACTGGACTTATTAAATATCAATAGAATCGATCATGGTGTGCAATCGATAAAAAGCCCAGAGTTGATGCAAAGACTGAAAGATGAGCAAATGCCGCTGACCGTTTGCCCGAACTCAAATATTGAGCTGAAAGTCTTTGATCATTACAAAGAACACAATATCAAAGAGCTGCTAGATTATGGTCTAAATATCACCATAAACTCAGACGACCCAGCCTATTTCAAAGGTTATATGAATCAGAACTTTATAAATATATGCGAAAATTTACCGCTAACAGAAGATGATGTTGTTACTTTGGTAAAGAACTCCTTTAATGCCTCATTTATTAGTGATGAATTAAAAGCAGCATATTTGGCGAAAGTTGATCTGGCACTAAAGTAA
- a CDS encoding NAD-dependent deacylase — MLAELSPALIAEVELAAKLLTSKQHICILTGAGISAESGIPTFRDKQTGLWENYGVEDLATPEAFTRDPKLVWSWYQWRRQLVADKKPNPAHVALAQWQYHTQSSNQSLTLITQNVDDLHEQAGSTVTHLHGNLWHNRCSQCETVCQSQSRGSYHSEDTINFDDTLMTCRHCDGYIRPDIVWFGEALPVQAWQTAEDAAANCEVFISIGTSSLVYPAAGLAQLATQNGAKIIEINPNPTPNTIVDIPLAEKAGVIMPLLIQKITAL; from the coding sequence ATGTTAGCAGAATTATCACCAGCGTTAATAGCAGAAGTAGAACTTGCTGCTAAATTATTGACATCCAAACAGCATATTTGCATCTTAACGGGTGCAGGGATTTCAGCCGAAAGTGGCATTCCAACTTTTCGAGATAAGCAAACAGGCTTGTGGGAAAACTATGGTGTCGAAGACTTGGCGACACCTGAGGCTTTCACTCGTGATCCAAAACTGGTGTGGTCATGGTATCAATGGCGCAGGCAATTGGTCGCAGATAAAAAACCGAATCCTGCACATGTTGCCTTAGCGCAGTGGCAATACCATACTCAGTCGTCCAACCAATCATTAACGCTTATCACTCAAAATGTTGATGATTTACATGAGCAAGCTGGCAGTACGGTAACTCATTTGCATGGCAATCTGTGGCATAACCGCTGTAGTCAATGCGAGACAGTCTGCCAAAGTCAATCGAGGGGTTCGTATCATAGCGAGGATACAATCAATTTTGATGACACACTGATGACCTGTCGCCATTGCGATGGCTATATCAGACCAGATATCGTTTGGTTTGGCGAAGCATTACCAGTACAAGCATGGCAAACGGCAGAAGATGCGGCGGCGAACTGCGAGGTATTTATCAGCATTGGCACCTCCAGTCTCGTCTATCCTGCCGCTGGACTCGCACAGTTAGCGACGCAAAATGGTGCCAAAATTATTGAGATAAATCCCAATCCCACGCCGAATACTATTGTGGATATCCCCTTAGCAGAAAAAGCTGGTGTGATTATGCCGTTATTAATCCAGAAAATCACTGCGCTGTAG
- a CDS encoding contact-dependent growth inhibition system immunity protein, with translation MINTFIYLMNAYFYQSWWAEYSDLKVNDADVLIHFASKENLDILNSLVQDLEYILANDLAKKVFENNTFDFDPLFNGYASEQAWIESAYKTLMAEIR, from the coding sequence ATGATAAATACATTTATATATCTAATGAACGCCTACTTCTATCAAAGTTGGTGGGCGGAGTATTCTGATCTAAAAGTGAATGACGCAGATGTTCTCATTCATTTTGCGAGTAAGGAAAATCTAGATATCTTAAATAGCTTAGTTCAAGACCTCGAGTATATATTGGCCAATGATTTAGCAAAAAAAGTTTTTGAAAACAATACTTTTGATTTCGATCCATTATTCAATGGTTATGCTAGTGAGCAAGCATGGATTGAGTCAGCTTATAAGACGCTAATGGCTGAAATTAGATAA
- a CDS encoding type I restriction-modification system subunit M, which produces MTTKNFSQTAAFIWSVADLLRGDFKQSQYGRIILPFTLLRRLECVLADTKAAVVAESERIAEKGLPEEAQEKFIIRASKHAFYNTSPMDLSKMGQSDIKDNLNTYVQSFSKDAREIFEHFKFGEFVGQLADANLLYKVVQKFANTDLSPNAISNHEMGFVFEELIRRFAESSNETAGEHFTPRDIVRLTTSLVFMEDDDALTKDGIIRTIYDPTAGTGGFLSSGMEYVLELNPDAVMRTYGQELNPESYAICKADMLIKGQEVNNIKLGNTLSSDQLVAEKFDYMLSNPPFGVDWKKISGEINDEHTQKGFDGRFGAGLPRVSDGSLLFLMHLISKMRPIVSTGQGENEAADSSTLNSANSNQGSRIGIILNGSPLFTGGAGSGESEIRRYILVADLLEAIIALPTDMFYNTGIATYVWVLSNKKADERRGKVQLIDGSNLYSKMRKSLGSKRNEMSEDDIKTITKSFGNFEVVDARVLDKPEEVKSNRGRQSANPKAEPAKTFASKIFATHEFGYRRITIERPLRLSAKLSDDAIESLRYAAKPFDMVMPALYEKFGSDWATDNNSDSDNNSYGDLSAVTVDARAMIKADFSELKEAQVKDVLDVKIWQTQLTLMNKAKALQAAIGDRQSDDFNEFDKVFKQALKDTDVNLDAKEKKQLLDAITWKNPEAEPVIKKAVKVANPLYGAFSYKPTTTNQKADKPAKIVEFQTDSDLRDYENVPLDPSMTTTALIESYFAREVQPHVPDAWINADKTDAIDEEVGIVGFEIPFNRHFYVYEPPRALAEIDADLDAVSSEIMQLLGEVHS; this is translated from the coding sequence ATGACGACCAAAAACTTCTCTCAAACAGCGGCTTTCATCTGGTCTGTCGCTGATCTATTACGTGGTGACTTTAAGCAATCTCAATACGGCCGTATCATCTTGCCATTCACACTACTGCGCCGCCTAGAGTGCGTATTAGCGGACACCAAAGCTGCTGTAGTTGCTGAGAGTGAGCGTATCGCTGAAAAAGGTCTGCCAGAGGAAGCACAAGAGAAGTTCATCATTCGTGCCAGCAAGCATGCGTTTTATAATACTTCGCCCATGGATTTGAGCAAGATGGGTCAGAGCGATATTAAAGACAACTTAAATACTTACGTGCAATCCTTCTCAAAAGACGCGCGTGAGATATTTGAGCACTTTAAGTTTGGAGAGTTTGTCGGTCAGCTGGCGGATGCCAATTTGCTATATAAAGTGGTGCAGAAGTTCGCCAATACCGATCTTAGCCCTAACGCTATCTCTAACCATGAAATGGGCTTTGTGTTTGAAGAACTGATCCGCCGCTTTGCTGAGAGCTCGAACGAAACTGCAGGGGAGCATTTTACTCCGCGTGATATCGTTCGCCTGACGACTTCATTGGTGTTTATGGAAGATGATGATGCGCTGACCAAAGACGGCATTATTCGCACCATTTATGACCCTACGGCAGGTACGGGCGGTTTCCTATCCTCTGGTATGGAATACGTGCTAGAGCTTAACCCTGATGCGGTCATGCGTACCTATGGGCAAGAGCTCAACCCTGAGTCTTATGCCATCTGCAAAGCCGATATGCTGATTAAAGGGCAAGAGGTGAATAACATTAAACTGGGCAATACCTTGTCTAGTGATCAGCTGGTCGCTGAGAAGTTTGACTACATGCTATCGAATCCGCCGTTTGGGGTGGATTGGAAAAAGATATCAGGTGAGATCAACGACGAGCATACACAAAAAGGCTTTGATGGTCGCTTTGGGGCGGGCTTGCCGCGCGTGTCTGACGGCTCGCTATTGTTCTTGATGCATCTGATTAGCAAGATGCGTCCGATTGTCAGTACTGGACAAGGCGAGAATGAAGCGGCTGATAGCAGCACTCTAAACAGCGCAAACAGCAATCAAGGCAGCCGTATCGGTATTATCTTAAATGGGTCACCGCTATTCACAGGCGGCGCAGGCAGTGGCGAGAGTGAGATTCGCCGCTACATCTTAGTGGCTGATTTACTTGAGGCCATTATAGCCCTACCGACCGATATGTTCTATAACACGGGCATTGCCACCTATGTATGGGTGCTAAGCAATAAGAAAGCGGATGAGCGCCGTGGCAAGGTGCAATTAATCGATGGTAGCAATCTATACAGCAAGATGCGTAAATCACTGGGCTCTAAGCGTAATGAGATGAGTGAAGACGATATTAAAACCATTACCAAAAGCTTCGGTAACTTTGAGGTGGTCGATGCGCGCGTACTCGATAAACCAGAGGAAGTAAAATCGAACCGTGGTCGTCAATCTGCCAATCCTAAAGCTGAGCCTGCCAAAACCTTTGCTAGTAAGATATTTGCCACCCATGAGTTTGGCTATCGCCGTATCACTATTGAGCGTCCATTGCGTTTATCTGCCAAGCTATCTGATGACGCCATTGAAAGCCTACGCTATGCAGCTAAACCTTTTGATATGGTCATGCCAGCGCTATATGAGAAGTTTGGTAGCGACTGGGCTACTGATAATAACAGTGACAGCGATAACAATAGCTATGGTGATTTATCAGCGGTGACGGTTGATGCGCGTGCGATGATAAAGGCGGACTTTAGCGAGCTGAAAGAAGCCCAAGTCAAAGACGTGCTTGATGTCAAGATATGGCAAACGCAACTTACGCTGATGAATAAAGCCAAGGCATTACAAGCGGCTATTGGTGACCGCCAATCCGATGACTTTAATGAGTTCGATAAAGTCTTTAAACAAGCATTAAAAGATACTGATGTGAATTTGGATGCTAAAGAAAAGAAACAACTACTAGATGCGATCACTTGGAAAAATCCTGAAGCAGAACCGGTCATCAAAAAAGCGGTCAAGGTTGCTAATCCGCTCTATGGTGCGTTTAGTTATAAACCTACCACGACTAATCAAAAAGCAGACAAGCCTGCCAAAATCGTTGAGTTCCAAACCGATAGCGACCTACGCGATTATGAAAACGTGCCGCTTGATCCAAGCATGACCACCACCGCGCTGATTGAAAGTTACTTCGCTCGTGAAGTGCAGCCGCATGTACCAGATGCGTGGATTAACGCCGATAAGACAGATGCTATCGATGAAGAGGTCGGCATTGTGGGCTTTGAAATCCCTTTTAACCGTCACTTCTATGTGTATGAGCCACCGCGCGCGCTTGCCGAGATTGATGCGGACTTGGATGCGGTCAGTAGCGAGATTATGCAGTTATTGGGTGAGGTGCACTCGTAA
- a CDS encoding restriction endonuclease subunit S: protein MAKYEQYAEYQDSGVEWLGRIPSHWDVVPIKHLAILNPKKSTLSQDLMSDECSFVPMEKLKFNSLVLDEKKVIKDVYDGYTYFENGDILVAKVTPCFENNNTTIANDLINGVGFGSSEIFVLRVNDKVNNRYLFYRLLETIFISVATAAMTGAGGLRRVPAETINTYPIAVPDINEQTQIANFLDHETAHIDTLIEKQQTLIQLLKEKRQAVISHAVTKGLNPDAPMKDSGVEWLGSVPEHWEVKRIKHYGKIMGGFAFKSDDFIDSGYPVLKISNVSHLQLNFDDESFLPLSFVEKHLEYKVEENDLVFAMTRPIISGGIKVAKIPKLEAMPLVNQRVGFLKLKSELLADFILYSSLSSSFKAQFKNNMTITNQPNISGEGIESVALPMPPKNELVEIVDFLNNSETVFQNLSIKSEQQVELLKERRTALISAAVTGKIDVRGWRAADNKTS, encoded by the coding sequence ATGGCGAAATACGAGCAGTATGCAGAATATCAGGATTCTGGGGTTGAGTGGTTGGGGAGGATACCAAGTCATTGGGACGTTGTACCTATAAAACATCTAGCAATTCTTAATCCAAAAAAGTCTACGCTATCTCAAGATTTAATGTCTGATGAATGTAGTTTTGTGCCAATGGAAAAGCTTAAATTCAACAGTCTTGTTTTAGATGAAAAAAAAGTCATAAAAGACGTTTATGACGGTTATACCTATTTTGAAAATGGAGATATTCTAGTTGCAAAAGTGACTCCGTGTTTTGAAAATAATAACACTACTATAGCTAACGACCTTATCAACGGGGTTGGTTTTGGATCGTCTGAAATATTCGTTTTACGAGTTAATGATAAGGTTAATAACCGTTACCTATTCTATCGTTTACTAGAAACCATATTTATTAGTGTAGCTACAGCTGCTATGACAGGTGCTGGAGGATTGCGACGTGTTCCTGCTGAGACCATTAATACATATCCGATAGCTGTTCCTGACATTAATGAACAAACCCAAATTGCCAACTTCCTCGACCATGAAACAGCCCACATCGATACCTTAATCGAAAAACAGCAAACCCTTATCCAATTGTTAAAAGAAAAGCGCCAAGCCGTGATTAGTCATGCGGTGACCAAAGGCTTGAATCCTGATGCACCGATGAAAGATTCGGGTGTGGAATGGTTGGGGAGCGTGCCGGAGCATTGGGAGGTTAAAAGAATTAAACATTATGGAAAAATTATGGGAGGTTTTGCTTTCAAAAGCGATGATTTTATTGACTCAGGTTATCCTGTTTTAAAAATATCAAATGTGTCACATCTTCAACTGAATTTTGATGATGAGTCTTTTCTGCCGTTATCCTTTGTAGAAAAGCATTTAGAGTATAAAGTTGAAGAGAACGATTTGGTTTTTGCTATGACTCGTCCTATTATTTCAGGAGGCATAAAAGTTGCAAAAATACCGAAGCTAGAAGCTATGCCTTTAGTTAATCAGAGAGTGGGTTTTTTAAAGCTCAAATCAGAGCTGTTAGCCGATTTTATCTTGTATTCTTCATTAAGTAGCAGCTTTAAAGCACAGTTCAAAAATAATATGACTATTACCAATCAGCCTAATATTTCTGGTGAAGGGATTGAGTCAGTGGCATTGCCTATGCCACCTAAAAATGAATTGGTTGAAATAGTTGATTTTCTGAATAATAGTGAAACAGTTTTTCAAAATTTATCCATCAAATCAGAACAGCAAGTCGAGTTGCTTAAAGAACGCCGCACCGCTTTAATATCTGCTGCGGTTACGGGTAAGATTGATGTGAGGGGTTGGAGGGCAGCTGACAATAAAACTTCGTAA
- a CDS encoding tetratricopeptide repeat protein: MKKWANQGNEEYQVKVGIIYYKGEGVRQDLVLARKMFQKAAKQGNIQGQGMLGYFYEEGFGGLKRNRSTAKEWYGKTCDKGHQYGCDQYRRLNERGY; this comes from the coding sequence ATGAAAAAATGGGCAAACCAAGGTAATGAAGAGTACCAAGTTAAGGTTGGTATAATATATTACAAAGGTGAAGGCGTCCGTCAAGATCTTGTATTAGCAAGAAAAATGTTTCAAAAGGCAGCAAAACAGGGAAACATACAAGGTCAAGGGATGCTTGGATACTTTTATGAAGAAGGTTTTGGTGGTCTTAAGCGAAACCGATCTACAGCAAAGGAATGGTACGGGAAAACGTGTGACAAGGGTCATCAATATGGCTGTGATCAATATAGACGATTAAATGAACGTGGTTATTAA